Below is a genomic region from Pseudomonas berkeleyensis.
ACGGCCTGTATCTGGAGGGCCGGCTGCTCATCGACGATGACCCTCTGGCGCGCCGCGCCTATGCCCACTTGAAGGCAGGCAGCATCACGGGGCTGTCCATCGGCTACAGCATCCCGGCCGGTGGCGGCACCTGGGACAACGGTGCTGGGGTGTACCACCTCAACCAGATCGACCTGTGGGAAGTGTCCCTGGTGACCTTCCCCGCGAACGACGCGGCCCGCGTGGATACGGTGAAAACCTCTCTGCAGGGGCCGCGTCAATTCGAGAAGTTCCTGCGTGACGCCGGCCTGTCTCGAACCGAAGCCAAGGCCTTGATGGCTGACGGCTATAAGGGCATCGCCCAGCGTGACGCTGGAGTGGGTGGCCTTCTCGATGACCTCAACAAACTTACCGAAATGCTGAGAGGCTGACCCATGCAAAAATCCATCATTGCCGCTTCGGTGGCCGAAAACGCGGGCCGCTCGCTGCCGAGCCTGCGCACCCTGCACCGCCGTAACGAGGGCGGTGATTCCTTCGCTGAGCTGCGCCAGGGTATCAAGCAGCTCGGCGAGGCGTTCCAGCAGTTCAAGGCTACCAACGACGAGCAGCTGGAAAAGCTCAAGAAAGGCCAGGGCGACCCGTTGCTGGAAACCAAGCTGGCTGAGCTGAATACCAAGCTCAGCGAGCTGGAAGCCTTCAAGAAGAACACCGAAGAGAACCTGAAGAAAAAGAATCGTCCCGGTCGTGATACCGGTGCGGACGATGAAGCTGTCACCGAGCACAAGTCGGCCTTTGACGGCTACCTGCGCAAGGGGCGCGAGGATGGCCTGCGTGATCTGGAGCAGAAGGCGCTGAACCTGGGCACGGGGGAAGATGGTGGCTTTGGTGTGCCCGAGGAGCTGGATCGTAATATCGTCGAGCTGGAGCGCGATCTGAGCATCATGCGCAGCCTGGCCAACGTGATTTCGGTCGGCTCTGAAGAGTACAAACGCCTGGTGAACATCGGTGGCTCTGGCTCGGGTTGGGTCGGTGAGACCGACGAGCGCACGGAAACCAACACGCCGAAGCTGGCTCAGATCGCGCCGTTCTTCGGCGAGATCTACGCGAACCCGGCGATCACGCAAAAGGCGCTGGACGATATCTTCTTCGATGTCGAGGCCTGGCTGGCTCAGGAGCTGTCGTGGGACTTCGACGAGAAGGAGGGCGACGCCTATGTGGTCGGCAATGGCAGCAATAAGCCGAAAGGCTTCCTGGCCTATCCGAACTCGGCGGTGACCGATAAGGCCGGCTCTCGTCCGTTCGGCACCCTGCAGTTCGTTACCTCTGGTGCCGCTGCAGCCCTGAACAACCCGGATCGCCTGATCGACCTCGTGCACAGCCTCAAGCGTGGCTATCGCAAGAACGCAGTCTGGCTCGGCAACGGCCTCACCCTGGCTGCCCTGCGCAAGCTCAAGGACAGTGAAGGCAACTACCTGTGGCGTCCGGGCCTGGAGGCTGGCGAGCCGGGCATTCTGCTGGGCTACCGCTACGAGGAAGACGAGGCGCTGCCGGATATCGCGGCCGACTCGATTCCGCTGGCGTTCGGTGACTTCAAGCGTGGTTACACCATCGCCGACGTGCGTGGCACCCGCGTGTTGCGTGACCCGTTCACCAACAAGCCCTTTGTCCACTTCTACACCACCAAGCGTGTTGGTGGCGGTGTGATGGACAGCAAGGCCATCAAGCTGCTCAAGATCGCCGCCTAAGCGGTGTCATTCACCACAGAGGCCCGCCCCGCGCGGGCCTCTGTCGTTATGGGGTGCTGATCATGCCGATGATCAAACTAACCGAGCTGTTCAAGTTCTCGCCTGACGGTATGGCCGTCGTCGAGTACCCGGCTGGCGAACATGAGCTGGACGGCCGCGCGCTGGAGATCGCGCAAGAGCTGGGGATTGTTGGGGCGGTTGCCGCTGACCCGTTGAAGATGAATAAGGATGATCTCAAGGCCTGGCTGACGGCCAAGGGCATCACGTTTGACGCTGCCGCCAACAAGGATGCGCTGTTGGCCTTGGTGCCGAAATGATCGACCTGGCCATGGTCAAGACGCACCTGCGGGTGCGTCACGATCACGACGACGGCTATATCCAAGTGCTGATCGACGCCGCCGCGCAGTCGTTCAACGATCAGACTAACCGCACGCTGATCGCCCCGGATGGTGCATTGCCAGATCCAGTGGGCAACGCCTTGAAGCCGACCAAGGCGATACAGCAGGGC
It encodes:
- a CDS encoding HK97 family phage prohead protease, whose product is MRTKNALSNKHLSTAFKVKQVGDDGTFSGYGSVFDIPDSYSDVVHPGAFLESLKTWGRKGAFPAMLWQHKFDEPLGVYTRMEEDDHGLYLEGRLLIDDDPLARRAYAHLKAGSITGLSIGYSIPAGGGTWDNGAGVYHLNQIDLWEVSLVTFPANDAARVDTVKTSLQGPRQFEKFLRDAGLSRTEAKALMADGYKGIAQRDAGVGGLLDDLNKLTEMLRG
- a CDS encoding phage major capsid protein — protein: MQKSIIAASVAENAGRSLPSLRTLHRRNEGGDSFAELRQGIKQLGEAFQQFKATNDEQLEKLKKGQGDPLLETKLAELNTKLSELEAFKKNTEENLKKKNRPGRDTGADDEAVTEHKSAFDGYLRKGREDGLRDLEQKALNLGTGEDGGFGVPEELDRNIVELERDLSIMRSLANVISVGSEEYKRLVNIGGSGSGWVGETDERTETNTPKLAQIAPFFGEIYANPAITQKALDDIFFDVEAWLAQELSWDFDEKEGDAYVVGNGSNKPKGFLAYPNSAVTDKAGSRPFGTLQFVTSGAAAALNNPDRLIDLVHSLKRGYRKNAVWLGNGLTLAALRKLKDSEGNYLWRPGLEAGEPGILLGYRYEEDEALPDIAADSIPLAFGDFKRGYTIADVRGTRVLRDPFTNKPFVHFYTTKRVGGGVMDSKAIKLLKIAA
- a CDS encoding head-tail connector protein: MIDLAMVKTHLRVRHDHDDGYIQVLIDAAAQSFNDQTNRTLIAPDGALPDPVGNALKPTKAIQQGILLLVGHWYVNREDVVIGTIATALPKATEFLWRPYRWVNVG